The Gigantopelta aegis isolate Gae_Host chromosome 9, Gae_host_genome, whole genome shotgun sequence genomic sequence ACTGAAATACATGGTCAGGTAAACAAACCGTTATCAAATGCTTCCTATGGTGGGCCAGGTGACTGAAATACATGGTCAGGTAAACAAACCTTTATCAAATGCTTTCTGCGGTGGGCCAGGTGACTGAAATACACGGTGAGGTAAACAAACCTTTATCAAATGCTTTCTGCGGTGGGCCAGGTGACTGAAATACACGGTGAGGTAAACAAACCTTTATCAAATGCTTTCTGCAGTAGGCCAGGTGACTGAAATACACGGTGAGGTAAACCAACCTTTATCAAATGCTTTCTGCGGTGGGCCAGGTGACTGAAATACACGGTGAGGTAAACAAACCTTTATCAAATGCTTTCTGCAGTGGGCCAGGTGACTGAAAAACATGGGGAGGTAAACAAACCTTTATCAAATGCTTTCTGTGGTGGGCCCGGTGACTGAAATACACGGTGAGGTAAACAAACCTTTATCAAATGCTTTCTGCAGTGGGCTAGGTGACTGAAATACACGGTGAGGTAAACAAACCTTTATCAAATGCTTTCTGCAGTGGGCCAGGCGACTGAAATACACGGTGAGGTAAACAAACCTTTATCAAATGCTTTCTGCGGTGGGCCAGGTGACTGAAATACATGGTATCTCAGCAACCTGCGTACAGCTTCACGATTGTTCTTAAATGGAGATTTTTTGTCTGGTGCTGTCGCATGTATCTGATCTTTACCCAGCTGTTGGTGGAttctaaaataaatagaaatattcCATCTTTTAAGTTAAGAAGCTGATAAAACAtggtgttaatttttttatcatttatccTTTTCTAAAAATTGCTTTCAAAGGAAAAAGCTTACTCTTtggtatttataattatttctcATCAGTTCCACTGTATTAAAAAGTCTGTAGCTTCACAATgttctgttttaaaaattgactTTCTGTCTGAAGCACCATTATTCTACTGCACTAATATTATAAAGTgcttttcaatttttaaaatcattttaattcgGTTCCCTCAAGTTTCCTGATTTAAAAAGTAGCTTAAAGGTCCCTATATGATTTACAAAGTTAGGcttaaaaaccagtctagcaagaaTCAACAGGATTCAATCctcattcatttataaatgtagtaTCAAAGGATGACGTGGTGCTTTTTCACTAAGTAAACCACAGATGAAATAGCCGAACTTTGAAAAACTTCCTGGAGGAAACTGTGAAGGAATATTGTACAGTAACTTACAGAGAAACTGCATGACCATCTGATGTTGCCGGTCGCTTCAGTCCTTTTGTTGGAGAACTCTGCTGACCACTGGCTTCCGTCTGTGTGATAACCTTGATCTGGTTTACTCCTGTACCCTTATCAAGCTGCTGTAGGCAAAAACATGTAGCTTTTTAACATCATACAGTACATATCAAGAAATAATAGCTTGCATGTATGCTGTTAGGATAAATGACATCAAATGAAATGGCCAAACCATCAAAGGCCAGAAGATATGACTAGATTTATAATATAGATACCAGATCCCAATTCATGACAGGGTAACACTGTAGTTAGATGGGGGATGCCTGTCACATGACTCAAAATTGCCTTTATTAAAATTTCTTGATTTATGACCATAatcctttttttctctttttttctttttaaatatcgaGAATAAATGGCATATGGTGATTAtgtagatggatgaataaagtattttttgtgataatcatatgtatatatttttaggtaATATTTAATTTGGACCATTTAAAAGATAAAAGGTCTGTGATAATATGCCTTTACTAAacccagtgttctcgctgctccatttaagcggggcgccccgccccgctattccattttgccgccctcctttcacgttccccaccgtcctttatttttgagcgcgctcctttatttttgagcgcccctctttattttccagcacctatctatgcacacttttttccacacaaaaaacaacgatcagtttgcacactggacatcaaaggaaacaagccgcgtgccgcgttgtgtacgaaaaagcaattgacgaaacatttacgacagttaccgtaacgtaatttaacagtatttttaacagcctctattttgtccaatatctgtatccatttgtatgtttgatagacacaataaaagttatattttatgtaagcaatgaaaacatttaattttttatggattcggcaatctccgattgaaaaaacccctcttatttggcgccaaatttgtcacgtgatcagaacagtcattcaatcttttgtttccactaactatcgtttgatattttgtcctcagttgcagatataattagttgaaactgatgatttttactttctgttattctgtttattcagcagttctttataaaatattgtaaactttcattttgaggggatatgaacgcttataaaaacaacggaagtggtagtgtttatcattaaaatcatttatcttgagtgccaaataatatatacaccgcctttacaaaaacgaaactacttttgaTCAGctggcaataatattttatcacagcgatcgattcattcgatgaagattgaaataacaaaaatgtatctgacattaggagatcattttacaaacatctttattgtttttcgtatatcttgaaatctttattaaaaataataatactaaaactttgatcggtccagcaaaaccggaactgcccgtgaatgtcagaccgatatcattttcggttcaattaaaagacaattgtttttataaacccctttgcacttttttttaggcaaaataaggagtatgtcttttctcaaagtctaccaacacacaacaatatgataaccaaactaccccccccccctttttttttttgcttttcgttttttggtgggggttttttttttttttttttttttaaagggtgtGGTGCCAACCGGCCGccttcctttaattttcacccagcgagaacactgtaaaCCGTAACCGTATTTTAGCTAGACGGCCAATTGGAATCGCCATTCTATTGATTCATGTTATGTGTTGCATGCATGCAAGGTGGGtaatgaacaaaaatatgttgacaTGATAAATATGAGAAAAACAAAAGTAGAATGTGAACCGTACAGTGGTGGGTATCTTGCCAGCTGGACTGACCACTAAGAGTTGTGGCTTTGCTTCAATGGGTGTCGCCTGCACCTGTGGTTGTGACACTGTGCGTGCCTGGGCCTGGGCCTGGGCCTGATGTTGCTGGTGCAGCTTTAGAAGAATAGACTGCTGCTGCTCAAGGAACATCTCCTGTTGTTCTTGGGTCATCTTTGCTAGATGATTTAGCAGTTTCTCCTTCTGCTGGGCAGTCAGATTTAGTGTCAATGTCTGGTTTGCAATCTAGTAAATAAAGATGAATTGACTATTAAAGTAACAAGAGACACAGAcgaatatttagtttttgtatgTTGAAACTTTAACAACAAAATTGTTACCCAcatgtttttattgtattattatacaaaagaTAAAGAAGAAATGCACagttgagaattttttttttttaattccagggAAATGTCACATGCATGcatatgtaatatgtatttattacaattccCCTGGGTAATCAAGATTATCTATGCAATCAGTAAAATTTGTCATCAACAGCTTTAAAGTTCCTTTTTGTCATATTGTTTACAGAACAAAAGGTCTGTTAAAACTAATTTACAAACCACCATTCTGGACCAGGggagtaaaaaaatttaaaaagtgcaATCACATTTCATACTATTCATAGATCATATTActgtatatcttcgcctgtaagttgACTCTGCCTGTAAGTCGTGTCCCTATTTCCAGTCctgaaaacttaatttttttactgacccgtttataagtcgatgcataaaacatgataaataaatattaaagtattttttattccattttCTATCAAATCTCATTACATGTGACATCAAAAGGGAACATGTCCTCAATACACGGTGGAGACTATTTGACTGTTACCTTATAGCACTCAGTGTGACTGTACAGTATAGTTTTATACATAAATAATGAGTTTATTTATCCACAGATCAGTACAATATCCAGTGTAAAACTGAAAGTAGGCATTCAACTTTAATGCAAGAAAGATAAGTCTGTTGTAGAAAATACGCTGGTTTTTGCTCCAAAATTGCTTTCAGTCTAAGCTATTTTTAGTGTAAAGCTACTGTCACATCTTGCCGGATAGCGTTAACGGACGTCCGACGGAGTGAAACAAAATTATCCGGTGTTGAAAGTTGTCTCCGTTCCTGCTTGAGGCCCTGTGAAAGGAAGAACACCCGATATTTAGCGGATAAAATGCACAATCACCGGACAAGTACAGGACAATTACCGGCCACTGTAACGGACATTACCATACGAGTAACGGACAAGATCCGGTCAAAACGAAAGCGAAACGCATGAGAAACTGACAAAACATTCTTCGAACGTATTTGTACAGGTCACGTGACGGTCAAAACGGGTATAAATAGTCCGGTGAATTGAATACAGTATCATCAGGCTCCACCCCTCCCGCCATGGAATCGGCCACTGGTGAAGTCCGAGACAGAGTccagggtgggcgtgcctgaaccgaaAGGATGTGGGCAGGTTAATACAGTTCCCAGTCCCAGTGAGGCTCCACTTCCCGCCACCATGGAATTGGCCACTGGTGAAGTCGGAGATCGAGTccagggtgggcgtgcctgaactgAAAGGATGTGGGCATGTTAATATAGTTCCCAGTTACCAGTTCTCAGGCTCCAGTTGGCTCAACACCTCTCTCCAAGATAACTAAGGGGAAGTCCGGGAAGGCTGGGAAGGGCAAGGACAAGGCACGGAGGAAGGCCAATCTGTGCCTGGATCAGGGCCACTTGATACTGCAGGCGGAGTCTCACACGACACTCCATCATGAAGGTCCTCACGGTCCCAGAAGGTCTTGAGGGGGTGAGACAGAGAAGCCACATTATATACCCCGGAGGATGTACGTCGCTGTCCATTTCGGACCCAGTGAAGACCCGTTACAGATACGGTACTTATACTGTACTTTTCCTGAAGTCGTCAGTTTTGTCCTGTGGACACCGGTACACATCTGTTATTCATCAGTTCCCATGCGTTCCTTATCAGGTAATCGTCCGCTGAACATGCGGTACACCTCCGGTTCATCCGATGCATGTCAGGTTGTAGTCCGGCAGCGAGTCATGTCCATCGGACATCAACGAATGCGAACTGACAAGTACAGGACGAGGAACACACGCATGCACAAAACTTTCTGCCGGATTGAACGGACCTTGCCGGACCTTGCCTGACAAGGAATGCATTTGCCGAACGACAAACGGACAGGAAACGCATGTGAACGGATTGAAACTTTTGCCCTCCGTCGGACGTCCGTTAACGCTATCCGGTAAGATGTGACAGTAGCTTAAggttattaatattcatgaagctGATCATGGCCGTGTTGGGGtgtttgatacatatatatactttgtACAAAAGATTGTTTGAACAACGATTAATGCCAGAGACcagattttataataaacagaGGCAACAGGTGCATAGTACGATTTACAGTTTTGCTATTAGTAATGGTTATTTTAATTAAGTGGATTGTTGTCTTAGCATGTAAgatcagtttgttttttcatgATACATTTTTTAACCAAAACTGATTTAATGCCAGAAAACGAAAGTTACACAAATGATATTGTAAAATTTAACACATTTGCAATACCTTCCCCAAAAttctaatattttttggtgTAATTTTCGGACCCACTTACAAGTCGACCCCctaagttaaataatattttgatgaaaAAACTTGACTTATAGGCAAAGATATATGGTACATGATTTCATAGCTTAAAACctttacacacacacccccaattttttttagaaagaagTAGAAATTTGATCATACATGAACTTTGATTCAACTTTGACCAAATGTTGGGGTTTCCTTAAACGTGACCACATAATGGGATATTCAGAAAAAATTGGCCAGTCTATCGACTTACATATGAGTCAAAAACATACTTACTTTGATCTGTGTTGGCACAGTTGGAGTAGCCGATATTGGAACCTTTCCTGGAGGAATATTCCTGACTACTCCTCCGGAAACAGTGGTTCTGCTGGACACTGGTGTTGGATGTATCTTAATCACTTGAGTCTGTGTTACAGGAACCACTTTCTTCAGTGGGGTCTGGTGTATTATCTTCATTTGCTGACTACTAACATTTGTGCTTCCTGTAGCCGATGCCATCTGAGGTACAGACATCCTCACAAGATTTGTTCCCACTGATGAAGACTGTATCACTACATTTTGTCGGGTACACAAAACTGCAGAAACAGGGTTAGAATCAGACAAAAGCGATGATGTGCTAACAACATGGGGCTCCACTTTAACCATTTTTTGTCCTGCCAGTGGCATACACATTTGAATAACTGGTTCAGACTTTACCAATGTCTTATCACAGAGTGGCACTGCCAACCGAGGACTTGGCTCTTCCTTCACAATTTGCTTCTTATTTGACACAGTTGCCCCTGTAACAACTGCTATGGATTGCATGGGTGAAGCTATACGAGTTTGTTGGTCTTTGAGTACTGTTAATTTGGTTTGAGGCTGGAACTTTGCTGCACCAGTAGATACCGAGACAGGACATGGCTGTGCAGTTCCCGCGGATACATTGCTAGACTGCACAGCACTGCTCACAACAGTTTGGACTGGAGCAGGATGAGCCATTCGCTTCTGCAAGTTACTCATCTGCTGTAAACACTGCTTTTGTTCAGGTGTTAACTTTTTCTGCATCGacagttttaaaatttcattctGTAGTCTCTGCATGTGCTCATTATTACTTGCAATGGGAGCCTGCATTGCAGAAACAGAAACAACAGGAGGAGTATTTCTGTTTGAATTTGAAGCAACTTGATGGATTTTGAGCTCAGATCCAGCCAGCTGGGATGCACTGGTTGTCAACACTGAAGACAGAGTCTGAGACGAAGGTAAGCTGCTGGCAACTGTCAGTTGAGAGGGAATCTGAACAAATGACTGTGATACCGTCGTCGTAGCTGGAGTTGGTGTTGACTGTACAGTACTAATTCCAGCAGAATTAAAGGCTGTGGCTATAAACTGAGAAACTGGTATTTGCACTTTCTGCAAAGATGGCACAGAATTTCCATGAACTTGTAAATCTACttgctttgggtttttttgttgtttgttaacTGAAGGttgattatttaataatttaccaGAATTATTGGTATCGAGATGACCAAGTGTGCTCTGGGAATTAATAGCCGGACTAATGCCAGAAGATAACAAAGCTTTCGATACAATATTAGATAACTGGTTAGCACTATTAGAGGAGATGGACGGTCTTGGAGCTGTTACTGAAATACTTGATGGCACACTCGAGTTCTGTGTCTGCTGAACCAACTGAATTCCCTGCATGGCTCCTGCCATCTGCTGGAAATTAATATTCTGACCAGCCAAGTTCAAAGTCAcagtaccagcctgtagtctctGCTGAGGTGCCTGCTGATTTCCCAGCTTCATCTGCTGAGTGGGTCCTCCAGAAAACACTTGCTGAAGCTGAATACTTTGATTGTTCTGGTTCACAATCTGTTGAGATATATTCGATGCTATCTGCATTGGTGTTCCAGACACGTTTCCAACTTGTCCACTTTGATTTGGGTTTTGAATTTGTACAATATTTGGGGAAATTGTTCGCAGCacaatgttttgtgtttgtccTGTAGTGGGATTTGGTGTTCGCTGGATGAGAATTTGCTGACCTTGACCACCTGGCAAATTTATAAGACTGATATTTGGTGGAAGACCCGTACCCTTGTCCTGACCTGTCTGAGCAGCAAGTCTAATAATATTTCCCAATGATAGACTACCTTGCTGATTTTGGACTAGCGTCCCACTGTTAGACATGATGTGTTGTCCCAGATTCACATGCTGTGGATTTACTTGAATTTGATGAGGTTGGATCTGAACTGGTTGGGACTGGACCTGTACCTGTTGTGGCTGCATCTGCAGCTGTTGAAAGTTCTGTAAGTTAATTTGTTGACCAGCCAACTGTTGATTGGGGATCAATATGCTTTTTCCCTGGGGAGTCTGAATAATGGTTCCTTGTATACTGACAGGATTCCCATGAATGTTGGTGTTAGAGACTGCAACAGGAAGTCCCTGAATACCACCTTGCAGTTGTGTCTGTGGTGAATTATTGCACAAGACATGAGCCACGTTAACATTCACAACATTAGGATTCTGAATGACTGCATTCTGGGTGTGAACAACAGCTTGACCCTGCATAATATTTGCATTAGGATTTGCGTTCTGAATAATATTCTGAACAGGAACAGCACTGGCCATGTGCACCTGTGCTTGGGATTGCTGAGCATTGTTAGAGAACTGAATGACATTGGGTGAGGAAGCTGCAGTGTGGTTATGAATAATATTGTGATTAATCAGCGTTTGATTAGGTGTAAGAGATCTGTTGTGGGGAGACTGCGAGGGAGCAGGGCTCTGACTTGGGGTCAGGGACCGGCTCACAAGTGGTGATGGAATGCTGAACTGCTGACTGGTGACATGATTAGACAGCGACTGCTGACCTATCTGGGCCTGCggcagctgaatggatccagaAGGAGATATGATGAACTGCTGTCCTCCAATCCTAAGGAGACCAAAAGCAATTGTTAGTCCAAAATGTATTACTATTACATGAATCAATCATAACaattacttatttttaaaaatttctcattttaaaaaaaactaaaaaactttATGATTTAGTAATGTCAACTTTTGCAAACAtgatgcattttttatttgtcagcTCAAAAGAACTTGTTAGTCCAAAATGTATTACTATTACATGAATCAATCATAACaattacttatttttaaaaatttctcatttaaaaaaaaactaaaaaactttATGATTTAGTAATGTCAACTTTTGCAAACAtgatgcattttttatttgtcagcTCAAAAGAACTAAATCATTAAGTGGtacttattgttttgtttttttacttacaCCACCATTTGTAACAAAGTAAGTAATATTTAACtaaacagaatagtacatactacagcctttgttaaaGCAGTTGTGGCCAAACAGCTAAAGAACTATAAAATGAAGGAAAGAGATACACAGATAAAAACCTACCCCTGAATAATACCAGCAGAGTTCTGTAGAAGCTGCTGTGATGTGATAGTGCTGGACGGCTGCTGCAGGATGCGATGATGACCCACTGTGGATGATACTTGAGAGGGAATATCCATGGCAACCTTTGACTGGTTAGGTGCCATGTTAACCGATGATAATGCAGACTGTACTGAGGACTGGACTTCCTCAGTCTCCTGGGCTGATGAGATGAAGTCGTCTGCCCAGTTAAAGGCTGAATCTTGGAAACACCCATCATCTTCGGCAATTGAGGAAACCTAGTTCACAACACTTATTGATTAgtaatatttctagtcaattgaaaattgattatcaacttgtgttttatgttttaaacttgtg encodes the following:
- the LOC121381247 gene encoding uncharacterized protein LOC121381247, whose product is MFPSEMDDGLEVSLDANLLNDFFQDGGNAVSSIAEDDGCFQDSAFNWADDFISSAQETEEVQSSVQSALSSVNMAPNQSKVAMDIPSQVSSTVGHHRILQQPSSTITSQQLLQNSAGIIQGIGGQQFIISPSGSIQLPQAQIGQQSLSNHVTSQQFSIPSPLVSRSLTPSQSPAPSQSPHNRSLTPNQTLINHNIIHNHTAASSPNVIQFSNNAQQSQAQVHMASAVPVQNIIQNANPNANIMQGQAVVHTQNAVIQNPNVVNVNVAHVLCNNSPQTQLQGGIQGLPVAVSNTNIHGNPVSIQGTIIQTPQGKSILIPNQQLAGQQINLQNFQQLQMQPQQVQVQSQPVQIQPHQIQVNPQHVNLGQHIMSNSGTLVQNQQGSLSLGNIIRLAAQTGQDKGTGLPPNISLINLPGGQGQQILIQRTPNPTTGQTQNIVLRTISPNIVQIQNPNQSGQVGNVSGTPMQIASNISQQIVNQNNQSIQLQQVFSGGPTQQMKLGNQQAPQQRLQAGTVTLNLAGQNINFQQMAGAMQGIQLVQQTQNSSVPSSISVTAPRPSISSNSANQLSNIVSKALLSSGISPAINSQSTLGHLDTNNSGKLLNNQPSVNKQQKNPKQVDLQVHGNSVPSLQKVQIPVSQFIATAFNSAGISTVQSTPTPATTTVSQSFVQIPSQLTVASSLPSSQTLSSVLTTSASQLAGSELKIHQVASNSNRNTPPVVSVSAMQAPIASNNEHMQRLQNEILKLSMQKKLTPEQKQCLQQMSNLQKRMAHPAPVQTVVSSAVQSSNVSAGTAQPCPVSVSTGAAKFQPQTKLTVLKDQQTRIASPMQSIAVVTGATVSNKKQIVKEEPSPRLAVPLCDKTLVKSEPVIQMCMPLAGQKMVKVEPHVVSTSSLLSDSNPVSAVLCTRQNVVIQSSSVGTNLVRMSVPQMASATGSTNVSSQQMKIIHQTPLKKVVPVTQTQVIKIHPTPVSSRTTVSGGVVRNIPPGKVPISATPTVPTQIKIANQTLTLNLTAQQKEKLLNHLAKMTQEQQEMFLEQQQSILLKLHQQHQAQAQAQARTVSQPQVQATPIEAKPQLLVVSPAGKIPTTQLDKGTGVNQIKVITQTEASGQQSSPTKGLKRPATSDGHAVSLIHQQLGKDQIHATAPDKKSPFKNNREAVRRLLRYHVFQSPGPPQKAFDKADKLFEQVSVDLLRKSDAMKAKFQLLLFDESMRQSPSAEMVMIHRMLNQDLSVLLDKEKKIVKNDPDDFEPMPLKYLKLDKEETSKIDKDIAGEDIVKCKKESDLEHNTCENKKVNPLPIDSLKVSVKSSPAHSPGSMKLVIRKNDGQGFTSTLQNEEEKLDSVSGAFSVKQEPEITAVNGINTDSCSYTKTKNKSESNNILLDHVHSPEKAFSSENVLKLDSGNSKDLLNGQHEAGSHCVNDLAPFHNLGESLDEEHVSDTGDSQRASESSQPHYSDISVTDLSGEYSTMLSPVSNQSSPRSQATTATSQPSQNFPSVFAFNTDLCSNQQSASMCGDAVNSNAANSSIKTSVTDLPSMDMENSSIISSDLSFLNRCDEMPFTTNLSSGNGGGNEVQSAVYSIMELEDVSSDSSAIAEEPVDKTSLGNVPVKQPGILNDSSVSPVQPDFSADDENEASGSNGLVNNEDSEPVNLDASFELDTNDPQNGMMNAQMQNAIESILGLNQDSEPAEDSYCNDQSNFASDLNDSQVSESMDTSQDSDCIVEDSETDFREDSLVTSSAEISENHSVEDDLDAAVQSILM